One region of Salinibacterium sp. TMP30 genomic DNA includes:
- a CDS encoding LacI family DNA-binding transcriptional regulator, producing the protein MATPRARQRRATIFDVAAEANVSRGTVSRLLNGEPYVSDSARDAVEKAIAKVGYVRNMAARNLATQRSKAIALIVHEPHSVFLEDPNIGAILLGTNERLSEADYQLVCLIIGSDRDSTRIAEYLRGGFVDGAVIVSAREHDPIADAIAHIGLPAVFVGHPESAPEMPYVGIDNRSAARDITRELLATGRKRVGMIAAALDRDSGSERLAGFRDAMGDDFDESLVVDFPLYSRTSGVEGMETLLERAGDIDGVFAASDAVAAGAMDVLREHGRSVPGDVGIVGFDDSDWALRCQPQLSTVRQPADLLGREAASMVLELVNGLTPESPGRILPTEIRLRGSA; encoded by the coding sequence ATGGCAACCCCACGGGCTCGGCAACGCCGCGCGACAATTTTCGATGTCGCAGCAGAAGCGAACGTTTCCCGCGGCACCGTCTCGCGACTACTCAACGGTGAGCCCTACGTCTCAGACTCTGCCCGCGATGCAGTCGAGAAAGCGATCGCCAAAGTCGGTTACGTGCGCAATATGGCCGCCCGCAACCTCGCCACCCAGCGCTCCAAGGCAATCGCGCTCATCGTGCACGAACCTCACTCGGTATTTCTCGAAGACCCCAACATTGGTGCGATTCTGCTCGGCACTAACGAGCGACTCTCCGAAGCCGACTATCAGCTTGTGTGCCTCATCATCGGATCCGACCGCGACAGCACTCGCATCGCCGAATACCTGCGCGGCGGATTCGTCGACGGCGCCGTCATCGTCTCGGCACGCGAACACGATCCCATCGCCGACGCCATCGCCCACATTGGTCTTCCCGCGGTTTTCGTTGGCCACCCCGAGAGCGCCCCAGAAATGCCCTACGTGGGCATCGACAACCGCAGTGCCGCGCGCGATATCACCCGCGAACTACTTGCCACCGGTCGCAAACGCGTGGGAATGATTGCTGCCGCCCTCGACCGCGACTCCGGTAGCGAACGACTGGCCGGCTTTCGGGATGCTATGGGTGACGACTTCGACGAAAGTCTGGTTGTCGATTTTCCGCTCTACTCCCGCACCAGCGGCGTCGAGGGAATGGAAACCCTCCTCGAACGCGCTGGCGACATTGATGGCGTGTTTGCGGCATCCGATGCTGTTGCCGCTGGCGCGATGGATGTGTTGCGGGAGCACGGGCGATCGGTGCCGGGAGATGTCGGAATCGTCGGCTTCGACGACAGCGACTGGGCGCTTCGGTGCCAACCTCAGCTATCGACGGTGCGACAGCCTGCCGACTTGCTCGGCCGTGAGGCGGCGTCGATGGTGCTTGAACTGGTAAACGGCCTCACCCCGGAGTCGCCGGGGCGAATCTTGCCCACCGAGATCAGATTACGCGGTTCCGCTTAA
- the lysS gene encoding lysine--tRNA ligase encodes MNDAANAPDPTEAEVSEQKAVRLEKRQRLIDSGAEAYPVGVAITTSIPAVRAKYPSLEADDTTGDIVGLAGRIVHLRNTGKLCFASLQAGDGQRIQVMVSLAEIGEDALAQWKELVDLGDHLFVSGEIISSRRGELSVMVTEWKIAAKAVLPLPNLHKDLSDEQRVRSRYLDLIVREQARFTVRARAKVNASLRATFAEHDYLEVETPMLQTMHGGASARPFVTHSNAFDTELYLRIAPELFLKRAVVGGIERAFEINRNFRNEGADSTHSPEFAMVEAYQAYGDYNQMADLTQELVQNAALAVADSMLVTLADGTEYDLGGDWARISMYDSLNAAAGLSVTPQMPVDELKKLADAVDIEVTQPTHGKYVEELWEHYVKPGLDRPTFVMDFPVDTSPLVRDHRSIEGVVEKWDLYIRGFELATGYSELVDPVIQRERFVEQSLLASQGDVEAMRLDEDFLRALEHGMPPSGGIGVGVDRLLMAITGLGIRETILFPLVK; translated from the coding sequence GTGAATGACGCCGCAAACGCTCCAGATCCCACCGAGGCCGAAGTTTCTGAACAGAAAGCTGTTCGGCTTGAGAAGCGTCAGCGACTCATCGATTCTGGTGCCGAGGCGTACCCGGTAGGCGTAGCGATCACCACGAGCATTCCTGCTGTGCGAGCCAAGTATCCTTCGCTTGAAGCGGATGACACTACCGGCGACATTGTGGGGCTTGCGGGCCGCATTGTGCACCTTCGCAACACCGGCAAGCTGTGCTTCGCATCGTTGCAGGCAGGCGACGGCCAGCGCATCCAGGTCATGGTTTCACTTGCTGAGATTGGCGAAGACGCCCTCGCGCAGTGGAAAGAGCTCGTCGACCTCGGTGACCACCTGTTCGTCAGCGGTGAGATCATCTCTAGTCGTCGCGGTGAGCTGTCGGTCATGGTCACGGAGTGGAAGATCGCGGCCAAGGCTGTGCTTCCGCTGCCCAACCTCCACAAAGACTTGAGCGACGAACAGCGTGTTCGCAGCCGCTACCTCGACCTCATTGTTCGTGAGCAGGCCCGTTTCACGGTGCGTGCCCGGGCCAAGGTCAACGCGAGCCTGCGCGCAACATTCGCCGAGCACGACTACCTCGAAGTCGAAACACCGATGCTGCAGACGATGCACGGCGGGGCATCCGCTCGACCGTTCGTGACCCACTCCAACGCATTCGACACTGAGCTGTACCTTCGCATCGCGCCCGAACTGTTCCTCAAGCGCGCCGTCGTTGGTGGCATTGAGCGCGCGTTCGAAATCAACCGCAACTTTCGCAACGAAGGTGCCGACTCTACCCATTCACCCGAATTCGCCATGGTCGAGGCCTATCAGGCCTACGGCGACTACAACCAGATGGCTGACCTCACCCAGGAGCTCGTGCAGAATGCGGCTCTCGCTGTGGCCGACTCGATGCTCGTTACGCTCGCTGACGGCACCGAGTACGACCTCGGCGGTGACTGGGCACGCATCTCGATGTATGACTCGCTCAACGCAGCGGCTGGCCTCAGCGTCACCCCGCAGATGCCTGTCGACGAGCTCAAGAAGCTTGCCGATGCCGTCGACATCGAGGTCACCCAACCCACCCACGGCAAGTACGTGGAAGAGCTGTGGGAGCACTACGTCAAGCCGGGACTCGACCGCCCTACCTTCGTCATGGACTTTCCGGTTGACACGAGCCCGCTCGTGCGTGACCACCGCAGCATCGAGGGTGTTGTTGAAAAGTGGGACCTCTACATTCGTGGGTTCGAGTTGGCAACCGGCTACTCGGAGCTCGTAGACCCGGTCATCCAACGGGAACGTTTTGTTGAGCAATCGCTCTTGGCTAGTCAGGGCGATGTTGAAGCGATGCGCCTCGATGAAGACTTCCTTCGTGCGCTCGAGCACGGCATGCCGCCGAGCGGTGGCATCGGTGTTGGTGTCGACCGCCTGTTGATGGCGATCACCGGTTTGGGTATTCGCGAAACAATTCTCTTCCCGCTGGTGAAGTAG
- the panC gene encoding pantoate--beta-alanine ligase, translating to MSSHSRPQVIETVAGMRDLAMHERAAGRTIALTPTLGALHAGHVAHVERAAELADVRIVSIFVNPTQFGANEDIDKYPRTMDVDLDLLGELGVPYVFAPSVEEMYPKGPTSTTISAGQIGTMFEGKARAGHFDGVLTVVAKMLAITSPHFVTFGQKDAQQLFLVRRMITDLNIPVRLEIIETVRQDDGLALSSRNQFLDASQREAATILSTALKAATSAADSGLDAVIAAAQGALMGESRAELDYFSVVDTDTFMPVPDGFRGPATAIVAARVGDTRLIDNSSLYVG from the coding sequence GTGAGTTCACACTCCCGCCCGCAAGTTATTGAGACCGTCGCGGGCATGCGCGATCTGGCGATGCATGAGCGTGCTGCTGGTCGAACGATCGCCCTTACTCCCACGCTAGGTGCGTTGCATGCGGGGCATGTGGCTCACGTTGAGCGCGCGGCCGAGCTTGCCGATGTGCGCATTGTGTCGATCTTTGTCAACCCGACCCAGTTCGGTGCCAACGAGGATATTGACAAGTATCCGCGCACCATGGATGTCGACCTCGATTTGTTGGGCGAGCTCGGTGTTCCCTACGTGTTCGCTCCCAGTGTCGAAGAAATGTATCCAAAGGGGCCGACCTCGACCACAATCTCTGCGGGCCAGATCGGCACTATGTTCGAAGGTAAGGCCCGCGCGGGTCACTTCGATGGCGTGCTCACGGTAGTTGCCAAGATGCTCGCGATCACCTCACCGCACTTCGTGACGTTCGGCCAGAAAGATGCCCAGCAACTCTTCTTGGTTCGCCGCATGATCACCGACCTCAACATCCCGGTTCGCCTCGAAATTATCGAAACCGTTCGCCAAGACGACGGACTCGCGCTCTCGAGCCGCAACCAGTTCTTGGATGCCAGCCAGCGGGAAGCCGCGACCATTCTGTCGACCGCCCTGAAGGCGGCGACCTCGGCTGCCGATAGTGGCCTCGATGCTGTTATTGCGGCAGCGCAGGGTGCACTCATGGGGGAGTCACGGGCTGAGCTCGACTACTTCTCGGTTGTCGACACTGACACCTTCATGCCGGTGCCTGATGGCTTCCGTGGGCCGGCAACGGCAATCGTCGCCGCGCGTGTCGGAGACACCCGTCTGATCGACAACTCTTCGCTCTACGTCGGGTAG
- a CDS encoding DUF2520 domain-containing protein, translating to MAQAAGRLGIGIIGAGKVGPILGAALAGAGHAIVGIAATSERNLERASAILPDVPVLDIPTLVERSELVILAIPESEIESFTSGLAAAGVWQPGQLVLHTAPGLGYGALAPALAAGAIPLAVHPAMVFTGTSLDLTRLHEAYCAVSAPTPVLPIAQALVVEMGAEPIVVAENERAAWAEAVSTATSFSAAIVGQSLDLLANVGVENPARVLGPLLRSSVESALAGATATTIDLSSFDPDSRPHSQEDPS from the coding sequence GTGGCACAGGCAGCAGGCCGACTCGGCATTGGCATCATCGGCGCCGGCAAGGTGGGCCCGATTCTTGGGGCGGCGCTCGCCGGGGCAGGGCACGCAATCGTGGGGATCGCGGCGACGTCCGAGCGAAACCTGGAGCGTGCGAGCGCGATTTTGCCCGACGTTCCTGTGCTCGACATCCCCACCCTTGTTGAGCGAAGCGAGCTCGTAATTTTGGCGATTCCCGAGTCGGAGATCGAGTCGTTTACCAGTGGTCTTGCCGCTGCCGGGGTGTGGCAGCCGGGACAACTCGTGCTGCACACGGCACCGGGACTCGGTTATGGAGCGCTTGCTCCTGCCCTCGCTGCTGGTGCAATTCCCTTGGCGGTGCATCCGGCGATGGTATTCACGGGAACAAGCCTTGACCTCACCCGGCTGCATGAGGCGTACTGCGCCGTGAGCGCGCCGACACCGGTATTGCCGATCGCTCAGGCTCTCGTCGTCGAGATGGGTGCTGAGCCGATTGTGGTCGCGGAAAATGAGCGCGCCGCTTGGGCTGAGGCTGTCAGTACGGCTACCAGTTTTTCGGCCGCAATTGTGGGGCAATCACTCGATTTGCTGGCGAACGTCGGGGTCGAAAATCCTGCCCGAGTGTTGGGCCCCTTGCTGCGGTCGTCGGTGGAAAGTGCGCTCGCGGGCGCAACTGCGACTACGATCGACCTTTCCTCGTTCGACCCCGATTCGAGGCCCCATTCACAGGAGGATCCCTCGTGA
- a CDS encoding PH domain-containing protein: MSELPANDHTANASPANESVAPAASVGSLPAEAQRLADGEWHRLHPATPLLRGGIALLAIIGVIIVNARDFFIETLFNSRNEFDPFSQLAEFGLLIPAVLIVLAVLVLSVLGFYFSWRMHTFRITDEVVEVRSGILFRTNRRGRLDRIQGINISRPLVARLFGAAKLEVNVAGQDANVELSYLGSRGADNLRRAILQLASGTRAVEASEAAASPEGGLIEQRVNEFLAPELDPDAAPPESIVRIRIPRLIGSLVLSEATIIAVAVAIGIIVTISISGDYLWLFAFLPGVLGLFGYLLSRLTRSLRYSIASTQDGIRVGYGLLSTTNETLPPGRIHAVEVSQPLLWRLAGWWEIKINTASQASSSGQANAKTTLLPVGDMDDVHRVLQLILPSLADAESRELLEAGLAAGAHDDAYVTSPKRAAVLRWFSWRRNGFVMISDAVALRKGAIWRSLVLVPQARMQSVSMAEGPLLRRMRLAELRVHTVAGPISATIGALERSDVIAFFTEVSHAAVQSASVDTSHRWRSGSTERTADNSEANSGATPEVPPGATPEVPPGATPEVPPGANSGATPEATP, translated from the coding sequence GTGAGCGAGCTCCCCGCGAACGATCACACCGCGAACGCGTCCCCCGCGAACGAGTCGGTAGCACCCGCCGCGAGTGTCGGCAGTTTGCCGGCTGAAGCTCAGCGCCTCGCCGACGGCGAATGGCACAGGCTGCATCCCGCAACCCCACTGCTGCGGGGAGGCATCGCGCTCTTGGCGATCATCGGTGTGATCATTGTGAACGCGCGCGATTTCTTTATCGAGACGCTCTTCAACAGCCGCAATGAGTTTGATCCGTTCTCTCAACTTGCAGAGTTTGGATTGTTGATTCCGGCAGTCCTGATTGTGCTTGCGGTTCTCGTTCTGAGCGTACTGGGGTTCTACTTTTCTTGGCGGATGCACACCTTCCGCATCACTGATGAAGTTGTCGAGGTGCGCAGCGGCATTCTGTTCCGCACCAACCGCCGTGGTCGGCTTGACCGTATTCAGGGCATCAATATTTCGCGTCCACTTGTTGCCCGTCTGTTTGGCGCGGCCAAACTTGAGGTAAACGTGGCCGGTCAAGACGCCAATGTTGAGCTGTCATACCTTGGCTCCCGCGGAGCAGACAATTTGCGGCGCGCGATCTTGCAGCTCGCTTCGGGAACCCGCGCCGTTGAGGCATCCGAAGCAGCTGCGAGCCCTGAGGGTGGGCTCATTGAGCAGCGAGTGAACGAGTTTTTGGCTCCCGAGCTCGACCCGGATGCGGCGCCGCCAGAGTCGATTGTGCGCATCCGAATTCCCCGACTGATTGGTTCGCTCGTGTTGAGTGAAGCAACCATCATCGCGGTCGCGGTTGCTATCGGCATCATCGTAACGATTTCGATCTCCGGTGATTACCTCTGGTTGTTCGCATTTTTGCCAGGCGTGCTCGGACTTTTTGGTTACCTCCTCTCCCGGCTGACCCGCTCTCTGCGCTATTCGATCGCCTCAACCCAAGACGGTATCCGTGTCGGCTACGGGCTGCTCTCAACGACCAATGAGACGTTGCCTCCGGGCCGCATTCACGCCGTCGAGGTTTCTCAGCCGCTTCTCTGGCGGCTGGCCGGGTGGTGGGAGATCAAGATTAATACTGCTTCGCAGGCCTCAAGCTCTGGTCAAGCGAATGCGAAAACCACACTGCTTCCCGTGGGGGATATGGATGACGTGCACCGCGTGCTGCAGTTGATTCTGCCGAGCCTCGCCGATGCTGAATCGCGCGAGTTGCTCGAAGCTGGGCTCGCCGCTGGTGCCCATGATGACGCCTACGTGACTTCGCCAAAGCGAGCCGCCGTGCTGCGCTGGTTCTCATGGCGCCGCAACGGTTTTGTCATGATTTCGGATGCTGTTGCTCTCCGCAAGGGCGCGATCTGGCGTTCACTTGTGCTCGTTCCTCAAGCGCGCATGCAGAGTGTCAGCATGGCTGAAGGCCCGCTTCTGCGTCGGATGCGTCTCGCGGAATTGCGGGTGCACACCGTTGCCGGCCCGATCTCGGCGACCATTGGCGCCTTGGAGCGCAGTGATGTCATCGCATTCTTCACCGAAGTTTCGCATGCTGCGGTGCAGTCCGCCAGCGTCGATACGAGCCATCGCTGGCGCAGTGGGAGCACGGAGCGCACTGCCGACAACTCAGAGGCAAACTCAGGGGCAACCCCGGAGGTACCCCCTGGGGCAACCCCGGAGGTACCCCCTGGGGCAACCCCGGAGGTACCCCCTGGGGCAAACTCAGGGGCAACCCCGGAGGCAACCCCGTAG
- a CDS encoding PH domain-containing protein produces the protein MTERLDLPDTEWRGVSRKYVVVEVVGLIIFGLILSAASSIPTFISGIQWLAAIPISLGIIFLINILLTPRRVRAIGYMLRADDLVFRRGLMFRRVVAVPYGRMQLVDINRGPLDRAVGLSELKFVTAAASTGVVIPGLPEQDAEELRDTLVALAESRRAGL, from the coding sequence GTGACCGAGCGACTGGACCTACCTGACACCGAGTGGCGCGGAGTTTCCCGCAAATACGTGGTCGTTGAGGTTGTTGGCCTCATCATCTTTGGGCTGATTCTCTCGGCCGCAAGCTCGATCCCCACCTTTATCTCGGGTATTCAATGGCTAGCGGCTATCCCCATCTCACTGGGAATTATTTTCCTCATCAACATCCTTCTCACCCCGCGACGCGTGCGCGCCATTGGCTACATGCTGCGTGCCGATGACCTGGTGTTTCGACGCGGGTTGATGTTCCGACGCGTGGTTGCTGTGCCCTATGGTCGCATGCAGCTCGTCGACATTAACCGCGGACCCCTCGATCGTGCTGTGGGGCTGAGCGAACTCAAATTTGTGACTGCTGCGGCATCCACCGGTGTGGTCATTCCTGGTTTGCCCGAGCAGGACGCGGAGGAGTTGAGAGACACACTCGTTGCGCTGGCAGAGAGTCGCAGGGCCGGGTTGTGA
- a CDS encoding DUF3180 domain-containing protein, producing MVSRTSPLHLITLAAVGAAAGWLLEVLLTASGRPIVIPSISLAISLFVIAVVVVVLAVPIYRSSRGLRRARVNPFYALRVVVLAKASSFSGALLGGSAVAIAVYLLSRTVSPGAGTITASLVVSGAAIGLLIAGLVAEHLCTIPPDDEDSSSQNPMDPQGAA from the coding sequence GTGGTGAGCCGCACCTCGCCACTGCACCTGATCACGCTGGCGGCCGTCGGCGCTGCCGCGGGCTGGCTCCTTGAAGTGCTGCTGACAGCATCGGGTCGACCAATTGTGATCCCGTCGATTTCGCTCGCAATTTCGCTGTTCGTCATCGCCGTTGTTGTGGTTGTGCTCGCCGTTCCCATCTATCGTTCCTCGCGGGGACTGCGCCGGGCGCGGGTCAACCCGTTTTATGCTCTCCGCGTTGTGGTCTTAGCCAAGGCCTCAAGCTTTTCGGGAGCGCTACTCGGCGGCTCCGCTGTAGCGATTGCCGTCTACTTGCTGAGCCGCACTGTCTCGCCTGGAGCGGGAACCATTACGGCTAGTTTGGTCGTTTCTGGCGCCGCGATAGGGTTACTGATCGCAGGACTCGTTGCCGAACACTTGTGCACGATCCCGCCCGACGATGAAGATTCATCGTCGCAGAATCCGATGGACCCCCAAGGAGCAGCGTGA
- the folK gene encoding 2-amino-4-hydroxy-6-hydroxymethyldihydropteridine diphosphokinase → MIRQQRLRVELPLVLALGSNLGDRESTLRDAVHAISRINGVSVDAASSIVQTPALKVFGVDHSAPAYLNAILLARSALEPHALLTQLQRIETEQGRVREERWGDRTLDIDIVTFAHLLVDDELLSIPHPRAAERAFVLVPWLQLDPDASLPGVGRAADLLAGIENDATEFEAEPLW, encoded by the coding sequence GTGATTCGGCAGCAACGCCTCCGCGTCGAATTGCCACTCGTGCTTGCCCTCGGCAGCAACCTGGGCGATCGCGAATCGACGCTGCGCGACGCCGTGCACGCCATCTCTCGTATCAACGGCGTATCGGTGGATGCCGCATCCAGTATTGTGCAGACCCCAGCGCTGAAGGTTTTCGGCGTCGACCACTCGGCGCCCGCATATCTGAATGCGATCCTGTTAGCGCGCAGCGCGCTGGAGCCCCACGCCCTGCTCACGCAGTTGCAGCGCATCGAAACCGAGCAGGGCCGTGTGCGCGAAGAACGCTGGGGCGATCGCACTCTCGACATCGACATTGTGACCTTTGCGCACCTGCTGGTGGATGATGAACTGCTGTCGATTCCCCATCCGCGGGCCGCCGAGCGCGCTTTTGTTCTCGTGCCGTGGCTGCAGCTCGACCCCGATGCGAGCCTTCCCGGGGTGGGGCGCGCGGCAGACCTGCTCGCGGGGATCGAGAATGACGCCACCGAGTTTGAGGCGGAACCACTGTGGTGA
- the folB gene encoding dihydroneopterin aldolase, translating to MNPALDELTLTGLRATAFHGVFDHERRDGQIFVVDATVYLDLSPASLSDELNRTVHYGELAEQIVAAVEGDPVDLIETVAERVAAIVLAYEAAVSTKITIHKPSAPITVPFADVSVTITRHRAAPGHPAGFSADPQRLS from the coding sequence ATGAATCCCGCGCTGGACGAACTCACCCTCACCGGGCTGCGTGCCACAGCTTTTCACGGAGTGTTCGACCACGAACGTCGAGACGGTCAGATCTTTGTTGTGGATGCCACGGTCTACCTTGACCTGTCGCCCGCATCGCTCTCTGACGAGTTGAACCGCACCGTTCACTATGGAGAATTGGCGGAGCAGATCGTCGCCGCGGTGGAAGGCGATCCTGTTGATCTCATTGAGACAGTGGCGGAGCGAGTGGCGGCCATTGTTCTTGCTTATGAGGCTGCGGTTAGCACCAAGATCACCATCCACAAGCCGTCGGCCCCGATCACCGTGCCGTTTGCTGATGTGTCGGTCACGATCACGCGTCACCGCGCAGCACCCGGCCACCCCGCTGGCTTTAGCGCAGATCCACAACGGCTCTCGTGA
- the folP gene encoding dihydropteroate synthase: protein MPVPRVMGILNVTPDSFSDGGQFEHVDRAIARGIELRDRGADVVDVGGESTRPGAERVPAAQEQVRVIPVIEALAAEGVTVSIDTMNAETALAAAKAGASIINDVSGGLADTEMYRTVAATDLIYIAMHWRGHSTEMANLAHYDDVVSDVRTELKDRLAEMMVWGINPDRVVLDPGLGFAKSARHNWALLARFDELSSLGYPLLIGASRKRFLGKLLPPDAPTTDRDLATAVISNIAAEAGAWGVRVHDVPSTQVALSVYTAMQKGKKR from the coding sequence GTGCCCGTTCCGCGGGTTATGGGCATTCTCAATGTGACCCCAGATTCCTTTAGCGATGGCGGTCAATTCGAGCATGTTGATCGGGCAATCGCGCGCGGCATTGAACTTCGTGATCGGGGAGCCGATGTGGTGGATGTCGGCGGAGAGTCGACGCGTCCCGGTGCTGAGCGTGTGCCGGCAGCCCAAGAGCAGGTGCGAGTCATCCCGGTGATCGAAGCACTGGCCGCTGAGGGGGTGACCGTGAGCATCGATACGATGAATGCCGAGACTGCACTGGCCGCGGCGAAGGCCGGAGCATCCATCATCAATGATGTCTCGGGGGGTCTTGCTGACACAGAGATGTATCGAACTGTTGCCGCAACCGACCTGATCTATATTGCGATGCACTGGCGTGGGCACAGTACTGAGATGGCTAATTTGGCGCACTACGACGATGTCGTCAGCGATGTACGCACCGAACTCAAAGACCGCTTGGCCGAAATGATGGTGTGGGGGATCAACCCTGACCGTGTCGTGCTCGATCCTGGTCTCGGCTTTGCCAAATCGGCCCGCCATAATTGGGCCCTGCTGGCGCGATTCGACGAACTGTCGTCGCTCGGCTACCCCCTCCTCATTGGTGCATCGCGCAAACGTTTTCTCGGCAAACTTTTACCACCGGATGCACCAACCACCGATCGAGATCTTGCTACCGCAGTGATAAGTAACATCGCGGCGGAGGCAGGCGCTTGGGGTGTTCGGGTGCACGATGTACCGTCAACACAGGTTGCACTTTCCGTGTACACAGCGATGCAGAAGGGAAAAAAACGATGA
- the folE gene encoding GTP cyclohydrolase I FolE, translating to MSIDLARIEAAVAEMLAAVGEDPERAGLTATPRRVAEAYSEFFAGNTVNAVDHLSDSIEFTAKADQTGELVVLRDIEFRSMCEHHLLPFLGVAHVAYVPDERIIGLGNLARVVETISARAQLQERLTEEIADAIDEGLSPRGVLVVIDAVHGCVSTRGPRQTSSSTVTLASRGVLNNSVERAEVMALIGSRGHNA from the coding sequence ATGTCAATTGACCTCGCACGCATCGAAGCTGCGGTAGCCGAAATGCTGGCTGCCGTGGGTGAAGACCCTGAGCGGGCCGGCCTCACCGCCACGCCGCGCCGGGTCGCCGAGGCGTACTCCGAGTTCTTTGCTGGCAACACTGTCAACGCGGTCGACCATCTCTCTGACAGCATCGAGTTCACGGCGAAAGCCGACCAGACCGGAGAGCTTGTGGTTCTGCGGGACATCGAGTTTCGGTCGATGTGTGAACACCATTTGCTGCCATTTCTTGGTGTAGCTCATGTGGCCTACGTTCCGGATGAGCGGATAATCGGCCTCGGTAATCTCGCCAGGGTAGTGGAGACGATTTCGGCGCGCGCTCAACTGCAAGAGCGGCTCACGGAAGAGATCGCTGACGCCATCGACGAGGGGCTCTCACCACGCGGTGTGCTCGTGGTCATTGACGCCGTGCACGGGTGTGTCTCTACTCGCGGACCACGCCAGACCTCAAGCTCAACCGTCACCCTCGCCTCTCGCGGAGTGCTAAACAACTCTGTTGAGCGCGCCGAAGTGATGGCGCTCATTGGCAGCAGAGGCCACAATGCGTAG